TTGCCGGCTGTGGGCAGGTTCCGTCAAGTATCTCCCTGAGGGTACTTCCCAACTTCTCACACAGGACGGCCATACGGTGCGTATGTCCTTCCGCCATCGTTTTTCCCACAAGGGGCATGTCTTCTTTTCCTTCTTTCATAGAAACTTGGATTTACGTTGATACGATGGTTTCCCATATACCGGGAAACCGATTGTCGCCGGCAAATAAAACGATAAAAAACAGACGGATCGACACTTAGGGTTCTGTTGGCGTATTCTTCTGTATCATTCTCTGCTTCAGGGTGTACGGACGGTGAGAACTTCATTATTATACGCATCGGAAGCAGGGCATGAACTTTACGGATGCAGTTGCAATCACTAAAGACCGATTGCAACCATTAATGATTATAACCGGTCATTAATGGTTGGTTATAATTATTAATGGCCGGTTACAAACACTGATGCCCGCATCAGTGTTTGTCCGGCAGGCATCTTTCAGTCCGGATATGGAAGAACATCCTGATAACCGGCCTCTTTACCGGGATGGGACAAAACTGATGGACATCCGTCATGTTCATAAGCGTCTCCACGATAACATTTGGCGCATCTTTCTATTGTATAAATCAATAAAAGTACATCTTATGAAAAAGAAAGATCGCTTCGATTCCAATTGAATATCTATTCCGGACATCTGATGACATATAATGACATCTGATGAAGGGCCGGAACCATATCCGGGAACAATCATTTACTTTGCGGATGAAACAGGCACGCATATGGTGTCAAAGGTAGTCATCCTGTCTTGAAATTCAGGATGTTCCGCTGGGATTCACTAAATTGCGGCACGGAATCCGGATCCGAAGAGAGAATGAAACAGATGTCAAACCTGAAATTACAGTGATTATGGAAATAGTGAACATTGAGGCAAGGACCTTCGAGGCGATGCTCTCGGCCTTCCGGACGTTCGCGGACCGGCTGGACACCCTCTGCCGGCTGTACGGCGACATAGAGGAGAAGAAATGGCTGGACAACCAGGAGGTGTGCCTGCTGCTGAAGGTCAGCCCGAGAACCCTGCAGACCCTCCGTGACAACGGCACGCTGGCATACACACAGATCTGTCACAAGACTTATTACAAGCCCGGGGACGTGGAAAGTATCATCCGGATAGTGGAGGAGCGCCGCAAGCGGGCTGAAAGTATGGGAAGGTCGATCTGAAAGGCCATGAAAAACGAATGTCGAACAAAAAAAGATCAAGTCATGATGAATACCGATAACCGTCTGCTCACCCGTGAGAGCAGCGAGCATATAAGAGAGTTCTTCTCTACCGTCGAGCGTCTCTCCGTTTCCATGGAGCGTCTCTTTGCCGGCAGGTCACCGGCGATGGCGGGCGAGAACTTCTATACGGACCGCGAACTGGCTGAAAAGCTGAAAGTGAGCCGCCGCAGCCTGCAACAGTACCGGGACAGCGGTCTGCTTGCCTTCACCCGGCTAGGCGGCAAGATACTGTACCGTTCTTCCGACATCGAGAAGCTGCTTGACGGCTGCTACAGGGAGGCGAGAACCAGACCGGAGGAACTTTAGAAAAGTTCCGTACGGGATCGTGAATGAAGGGGCGGGCGGTTGTCATACCGGCCGTCCCTTCGTTTTCTTTCCACTGGATGAACGACTTTAATTTGCTCATAAAGTATTTATACACAGAGTGTTTTCTTTATAAATTATGATCCGGTGACGACATTGGCATAACATGGCGGGACATGGAAACATTTTTCCGGTATGGCAATAAGATACGGGGATTCCATTATAAAAAAAGACCCTTATTTTATTATGTCATTATGTTATTCTGAAATTGGGGCGGGCTGCCCGTGTATCGGTGGAACGGTCCGTTCCTGTAATGGCGGCACATCCCGTACTGATATCATTATCCGCCGGCAATGTTGTTTCCCGGTCTTGCCGGAGTGACCTTATGCCGGCCGGTGACAACCGCATGTCCGTGTGTAAACATGGCGGCGCATAAAAACAGGCACACCCTCCGGGCTCCTGTCCCGTCGGATGCGCCTGTCTCCATCATGTCATATACAGCCGGACTACTCCGGCCCATGCCTCTATCTGAGTATCGGATTCGAGAGCAGTATCTTGTAATAGGCCACCCCGCCAATCTCTACCGGCATCCTCGCCATCATGAACTGCACGCTCTTCCTCTCCACCTTCGCCTGCCGCATGAGCCTCTGCACGATAAACCCGGCCGAGAACCTTGCGCATCTTTTATCCTTCCAGACGATGAACCCCTCGCTGTCGTCGGCCCGGCAGATATACCAGTCACCCGTCTCGTCATCGTGGGCGAAGTTCACCCGTCCACCGCCGAGGATTCCCAATTCGATTGACATCGTCTTTGACAGATAGACGGTTCCCCTGCTGTCAAGGTTGATGGTCCGCTTTCCCTTGTATGTGACTTCCTGCGGACGGGAGTTTTCCCTGTTGTATACTATCAGTGCCATAATTGTCTTTCTTTTATCGGTTGAACTGTTTTCGTTTTTCAATACATGAAGCTTTCCACCGCCAGCATCCGGCTTCTCCATGCGAAACCGCTGTGGGTACGTACCGCGTCCACTATCCTGCATACTTTCTGCGATATGGCCGATGCCGAGATACCCATGCATTCCGCCAGTGCCTTGAACGAGAACTGCGCCTCATAGAACCTGAGCATGAACATCCGGTATTCCTCGTAGGAGAACTTCTGCCTTACGAAACGCAGTATGTCCTTAACCAGCCTCTCGCACCCGTTCAGGTCGTCCTCGGAAAGGAATTTTGCCTCCTCGCCACATCGGAGGAAGAAATCATCTTCAGGGTGTGCATACCGGTTCTCCCTTTTAATCTTTACCAGGGCCGCCTTTTTGTAGCATCCGATGAAATACGCGTCATAGTCCGTTATGTCCTTTCCGGGAACCAGCACCTGCCTTCTTACGAAAAGGTAGGTGTCATGGAAATTGTCCTCGTCCAGCATTCCGTACCGGCGTAACGTCCCTCTCAACCTGTCATAGGATTTTGTGAACCACTCGTTGAACAGTCTTTCCTTTTCTGCGCTCTTGTCTGCCATAGCCTTATGTTTTTTTTGAGTCGTACATTTGTACGTTATACATGGCCTACACGGGTAGGCATTCTTATTTCTTGTGCTTCCTCCAGTTTGTTTTTCGGCGGTCTCCGGCAAGGCTTGCCGTGAAAAAATACGCTCACGCGAAGCGTGAGGAAGATTTTTTCACGAGCAACCAGCCCGCAGGGCCGCCTTGCGGGACCGGCCTGAAAAACAACTATTTTTGCCGCAAGAAATGAGGATGACAGATTACTTCCTTCTATCTATTGTCTGTCCGGTGAGAATTTAGATTCCATGCAGCTTTTCTGTCTTCGGTATGTTTGGAGAAATATTCAAGGATATGAAATGAGAACGGCAATACGTGATGTTGCGGAAGGAGCAGATATGGGATTGGAAACAGGAAGCGTGCCCGGGTTTTCATGCAGTTTATACGGCGGTGTTGATTTTGAGGAGGATTACAGGGAAGTGACAGGATGGTCGGCTGTCGGAAAAGAAGCAATACCGGCGGA
This Alistipes shahii WAL 8301 DNA region includes the following protein-coding sequences:
- a CDS encoding helix-turn-helix domain-containing protein, with the protein product MEIVNIEARTFEAMLSAFRTFADRLDTLCRLYGDIEEKKWLDNQEVCLLLKVSPRTLQTLRDNGTLAYTQICHKTYYKPGDVESIIRIVEERRKRAESMGRSI
- a CDS encoding sigma-70 family RNA polymerase sigma factor — translated: MADKSAEKERLFNEWFTKSYDRLRGTLRRYGMLDEDNFHDTYLFVRRQVLVPGKDITDYDAYFIGCYKKAALVKIKRENRYAHPEDDFFLRCGEEAKFLSEDDLNGCERLVKDILRFVRQKFSYEEYRMFMLRFYEAQFSFKALAECMGISASAISQKVCRIVDAVRTHSGFAWRSRMLAVESFMY
- a CDS encoding helix-turn-helix domain-containing protein, with translation MMNTDNRLLTRESSEHIREFFSTVERLSVSMERLFAGRSPAMAGENFYTDRELAEKLKVSRRSLQQYRDSGLLAFTRLGGKILYRSSDIEKLLDGCYREARTRPEEL